The Streptomyces liliiviolaceus sequence CCTTCCACTCGCACCAGGCGACCACCGACGCCACGGCGTGGCGGATGTTCGTCGGGGCGCGCCGCGCGCTGCGGCCGGGCGGGGAGCTGTGGGTGGTCGGCAATCGCCATCTGGGCTATCACGTGAAGCTGCGGCGTCTCTTCGGCAACAGCGAACTGGTCGCGAGCGACGCGAAGTTCGTGGTCCTGAAGGCCGTCAAGCAGGCGCCGCGGTAGCACCGGTCCCGCCGCGCAGGGCGCGCGGCGATGCGCCGAGTTCGCGTCGGCAGGCCTTGTTGAAGGCCTGCAGGTCGGGGATGCCGACCGACGCGGCGACCGCCGGGATGGACAGGGTCGAGGCCCGCAGCAGATGCCGGGCGCGGTCGAGCCTGCGGCGGCGGATGTACGCGACCACGGTGGCGCCGGTCGTGACGCGGAAGAGCCGGGTCAGGTGGTTGTGCGAGACACCCGCGGCGCGGGCCACCGTGGGCACGGTGAGCGGGGTGGCGAGACGGCCCTCGATGTACGCCATGGCGGCGGTGACGGCCGGATGCGGGCCGGGCCGTGCGGCGGCCGGGGCCAGCCGGGCGATACGCCACAGCACGGTCCAGATCTCGGCCCTGGTGCGCTCGGGCTCGTTCGGCGCGGAGGCCACCGCCTGGAGCAACAGCTCGGTGAGCAGGGGGAGTTCGGCTCCGGCGTCCTGCAGTACCGGCACGGTCCGCGGTTCTCCGGCGGCGGCGACGCGCAGGTGTGCGTACAGGTGTTCCGAGCGGCCCCGGTAGCGGTAGCGGACGGTCGCGCCCGGCGGGACGAGGCCGACCCGGCCGGGGCGGATGAGGTGCGGTGTGCCGTCGACGGTCAGCTCGGCCTCGTACTGGTACAGGTGCAGCTGCCACAGCTCGGGCAGCCGGAAGACGTCCGTGCGGCTCGCGACGCCGTGCACACCGACGCCCGCGTTGACCACGACGGGCGGCTCGCCCAGGTGGATGCTCGTCTCCAGCATGGTGAAAAAATACCAGCGGTGGTGAAACGGACCAACGCGCGCGGCGGGCCCGGCTCCGTACGGTCGGCGCATGACGCATCCCGAGCGTTCTCCGGAAGACCTCGAACACCGTCCCCTGCTGGACTCGGTCCGGATGGCCCGTTTCGTGGCCCACGGCTCGCTGCGCCTGGACGCGGCGGTCCCGGCCGGGCTGAACGCCGAGGCGATCGGCTTCCTCGCACGCGGCGTACCCGACGTGCCGTACGGCAGCGCCGTGGCGGACGCCTATCCCGAGGGCTCCTTCGTACGACGGTTGCTCGATGTCCCGGCGGTGGCCGGGGTGCTGCGCGGTCTCGTCGGGCCCGGCCCGCTCGTCGACCATCACGCGGTGCACGTGCGCGAGCCCCACGAGGGGTCGGCCCAGCCGCTGCACGGCGACGCGATCATCGACGTCCGCACGGACGCCTTCGACGTCCAGCTGATGTACTACCCGCAGGACGTGACCCTGGACATGGGCGGCACCCTGAGCGTGCCGGGCAGCCATCTGCGGCGTACGAACGAGTCGGACACCGGCCGCTACCAGAACCTGCTCGGCCAGTCACGGCTGGTCTGCCCGGCGGGCACCGTGGTGTTTCTGCACCACGGCCTCTGGCACGGCGGGCGGCGCAACGACAGCGACGGCATCCGGTACATGTTCAAGATCCGCTTCAACCCGGCGGTACGGCAGCGCCGGCTGTGGGACACCTCCGACCTAGCCGATCCCCGGGTGGCCGCGGAACTCTCGACGACGTTCCCCTGGTACGAGCCCGCCACCGGCCGTCTTGAGCTGTACAACCGTGTGCTGCTGTGGCGCTCGCTCACGGGCGACGCGTCCTTCGACCTGGAGCACTGGGTCACCCGTGTCTCCAACCGCCCCGAGGAGGACGCCGTATGAGCGTCCGTCAGCAGGTGCTGGTCCTCTATCTGGGCACGTCGGCGCTGGACTCCCCGGTGGTCGGCTGGTCGGTGTACGACGGTACGGGCCGCACGTCGCCCACCACCGGGGACGGTGACGTGCCGCCGTACGCGTCGGGCGTGGAGGCGCTGCGGGACGGCTGGCGGCTGTTCCAGGCGGCCCAGTTGATCCCGCCGTACCCGGGCGGCGAGTACGACGTGTCCTTCCTCAAGCACGAGTTCTTCTTCGAGAAGCTCGTCGACCTGCCGCCGGACGGGCCGACGGGCGGGTGAGGCCCCCGGCCGGTCCGGCGGACGGGTCCGCGGGCGGTTGAGGAGGTCAGCGGGCGTCGAGGACGCCGATGATCCGGGTCACCGCCTCCGCCATGGCCTCACGTGCCACCAGCAGGTATTTGCGTGAGTCCACCGCCTCGGGGTGCTCGGTCAGGAACCGTCTGATCGCGTCCGTCATCGCGATGTTCAGGGCGGTGCCGACGTTCACCTTGGCGATGCCGCCGGTGACGGCCGCCCTCAGCTCGGCGTCCGGGACACCGGACGAGCCGTGCAGGACGAGCGGTACGTCGAGGGCGGCGGTGAGTCGCTTGAGGAGGTCGTGGTCGAGGGCGGCGGTGCGGGTGGTCATGGCGTGCGTGCTGCCGACGGCCACGGCCAGGGCGTCCACACCCGCGTCGGCGACGAAGGAGCGGGCCTCGGCCGGGTCCGTACGGGCCCCCGCCGCGTGGGCGTCCAAGGCGGGCTGCCCCGCCTTGCCGCCGACCTCGCCCAACTCGGCCTCGATCCACAGACCTTGGGCATGTGCCCAGTCCGCGGCGGCCCGGGTCGCGGCGAGGTTCTCGGCATAGGGCAGATGGGCGGCGTCGTACATGACGGAACCGAAACCGGCGTCCGCCGCCTGCCGGAGCAGTTCACCGCTCTGCACATGGTCGAGGTGCAACGCGACGGGCACGGCGGCCTGTTCGGCCGTGGCGACCGCGGCGCGGGCCAGCGGGAGCAGCCGCCCGTGGCGGAACTTCACCGCGTTCTCGCTGACTTGGAGGATGACGGGGGCGTTCGCCGCCTCGGCGCCCGCGACGACGGCCTCGACGTGTTCCAGGGTGATGACGTTGAACGCGGCGACGGCGGTCCGGGCGGCGGCCGCCCGGGAGACCAGCTCACCGGCTGCTACGAGGGGCATGGACCGTCCTTCAGGGTGCGGCGGGTGTGGTGGCGGATCAGCCGAGGACGACCGAGCGCGTGAGGTGGCGGGGCTCGTCGGGGTCGAGCCCCCGGGCGGCGGCGACGGCCACGGCGAGGCGCTGGGCGCGGACGAGTTCGGCGAGCGGGTCGAGGCCGCCCGCCACCCACAACGCCCCGGTGTCGCGGACCTGTTGGGCCAGCCCGTCGGGCGCCTCGCCCAGCATCCAGGTCGCGGTGCCGGCGGTGGTGACGCTGATCGGGCCGTGCCGGTACTCCATCGCCGGGTAGGCCTCGGTCCACGCCAGGGACGCTTCGCGCATCTTGAGCCCGGCCTCGTTCGCGAGCCCGACGCTCCAGCCTCGCCCCAGGAACGTGAACTGGGTGCAGTCGACGAGCCCTTCGGGCAGCGGCTCGGCCAGCGCGGTGCGGGCGTCGGCGACCACGGCGTCGGTGTGCAGGCCGAGGTGGGCGCGCAGCAGGGTGAGCGCGGTGGTCGCGAACCGCGTCTGCACGACCGACTTCTCGTCGGCGTATTCGAGGACGACGACGTCATCGGCCGCTTCCATCACGGGAGTTCGCGGATCGGCGGTGATCGCCACCGTGCGGGTGCTCCCCTTGAGCCGGCCGAGCAGGTCGAGCACCTCCGTGGTGGTGCCGGAGCGGGTCAGCGCGACCACCCGGTCGTACGGGCGGCCGTACGGGAACTCGGACGCGGCGAAGGCGTCGGTCTCGCCCTGCCCGGCCTGCTCGCGCAGGGCGGCGACGGCCTGCGCCATGAACCACGAGGTGCCGCAGCCGACCAGCGCGACGCGCTCACCCGGCGCGGGCAGCACGGCCGCGTGCTCCGCGGCCTCCCCGGCGGCCCGCGCCCAGCACTCGGGCTGGGACTTCAGTTCGTTCTCGACATGGCTCACGCCGCGGCCTCCCGATGGATGAAATGCTTGTTCGTGCAAGATATAGCGAGCTTTCGAGCACAATCAAGCATTCCACGGTGAACGATGTGCGTTAAAGTCGCCGCACGATCGGAGAACGGTCGTGAACGGTCCCTGTCACGACCCCTGTGACGATCCCTGTGACGGCCCCTGTGACGGTCGATGGACATCGATGGACGGAGAGTGCGGATGTCGCGCGACGCCCGCTGGCAGGCACTGCTGGAACTGCTCGTCGAGCGCGGCCGGCTCGACGTCGAGGAGGCGGCGGCCGACCTGGCGGTGTCGGCCGCGACGATCCGGCGCGACTTCGACCAGCTCGCGGAACAGCAGATGCTCGTACGCACCCGGGGCGGCGCGGTCGTGCACGGGGTGTCGTACGAGCTGCCCCTGCGCTACAAGACCGCCCGCCGCGCCTCGGAGAAGCAGCGCATCGCGAAGGCCGTGGCGGATCTCGTGGCCCCCGGCGAGGTGGTGGGCCTGACAGGCGGCACGACCACCACGGAGGTGGCCCGCGCCCTGGCCGTGCACGGCGACCTCGCCACCGGCTCCCCGGCCCTGACCGTCGTCACGAACGCCCTCAACATCGCCGGCGAACTGGTCGTACGCCCCCAGTTCAAGATCGTGCTGACCGGTGGCGTCGCCCGGCCGCAGTCGTACGAGCTGGTCGGGCCGCTCGCCGACGGTGTGCTGGGTCAGATCTCCCTCGACGTGGCCGTGCTCGGCGTGGTCGCCTTCGACGCCACCCATGGCGCCGCGGCGACCGACGAGGCGGAGGCCGCGATCAACCGCCTGCTGTGCGAGCGCGCCGACCGGGTGATCGTCGCCGCCGACTCCAGCAAGCTGGGCCAGCGGGCCTTCGCCCGCATCTGCCCGGCAGGCTCGGTGGACACGCTGGTCACGGACGCGGCGGCGGACGAGGAGACGGTGGAGCGCTTCGAGGAGGCGGGCGTCGGGGTCGTCAGGGTGTGAGAGCCCGAGGAGGATGGCGTCACCGGACGGCGGAACGATGAACTCGGCACGAGGGGGCGGACACCGGCCATGGACGACAACGAACACCGGGGACCCTGGCTACGGCACAGCCGGACGCGGGTGCACGCCGCCCCGCATCTGACCGCGTACCGGGACGAGGTCACGCTGCCGGACGGACGAGCGGGGCACTACGACTGGGTGGACGTGGCGGACCAGGTGCGGGTGGCCGCGCTGGTGGACGGATGCCTCCTGGTCGTCGAGCAGTACCACTACCTAAGCGGGCCCATGTGGCAGCTTCCGGGCGGGTCCGTGGAGCCCGGCGACGAGGACAGCGGCACGGCCGCCCGCCGTGAACTCGCCGAGGAGACCGGCTACTTCGGCGGCGACTGGTCGAAACGGGGTGCGCCGCAGCCCCTGCCAGCCCTGACACCCGCCCGGGTCCATCTGTGGCGGGCGACCGGACTCACGCCGGGGGCGCCCGCCCCGGATCCCTTCGAGACGGACCTGAAGATCCGTCATGTTTCTTTGACGGCGGCCCTGTCGGCGGTCCGGGACGGCAGGATCGACTGCGCGGCGAGTGCCGCGCTCGTGCTGGCCGTGGCTCTGGAGGACGACACCGCACACCGATAGGCCGGACGGGGCGGGACGTGTCCTGCACCGACTTTCTCCACGTGTGGCGGTCGCGATCGTCATCGGTGCCGTCACGCACGACACCGCCAAGTGGTTTCAGGCCCGCGCCTCGTCACCTGGCCGTCGGACCCCCTGCCCGTGTCCGCGGAAGCGGTAGCGGCGCTCGGGGCGGCCGGCCGCTCCGTAGCGCAGGGTCACCTCGGCGTTGCCGATGGAGTGGAAGTGCTCCAGATAGCGGCGGGCGCTGACGCGGGAGATGCCGGCCCGGGTCGCGCACTCGGCGGCGGACAGGGTGTCCTGCGCGGTTCTCAGGGTGCGTTCGATCAGCGCGGCCGTCTCCACGCTCAGGCCCTTGGGCAGGGTGGCGGGCGCGGATGCGGATGCGGGTGCGGTCGCTCCGGCCAGCACCCGGTCGACATCGGCCTGGCCGTGCACGACGGTGGCGAGCACCCGGCCGCGCTGGAGCGCGTACCGCTCAAGCCGGGCCCGCAGGTCCTCGAACTCGAACGGTTTGAGCAGGTAGTCGACCACGCCGTGCCGGACAGCGCCACGGACCGCGTCGGTCTCCCGTGCCGCGCTGATGACCATGACGTCGCAGTCGTGTCCCGCGGTACGCAGCCGGGGGATCACGTCGAGCCCGAAGACGTCCGGCAGATACAGGTCGAGCAGGACGAGGTCGGGGTGCAGTTCGTCGACCGCGCGGGCGGCCTGTTCGCCAGTGCTGGCGACGCCCACGACCCGGAACGGCTCGACACGGTCGACGAAGGCGCGGTGGACCCGGGCCACCATGAAGTCGTCGTCGACCACGAGGACGTCGATCGAGTCGGATCCATCGGATCCGTCAGATACGTCGGATCCGCCGGCTCTCTCGGCCGTGCCGGACGCGTCGGCCGCGTCGGCTGTGCCGGACGCGTCTGTCGTGCCGGACGCGTCCGCCGTCGCGGTCGTGTCCGTCGTCGCGGTCGTGTCTGCCCCACCGGGCGCCCCGTTCATCGTGTCGCTCCTTCCGCCACCGCGTCGGTGAGGTGGCTGACGGTCATGCGTGCGGTGAACATCGCCCCGTCGGGGGTGTTGGTCACCGAGATCTCTCCACCGTGACGCTCGCAGACCAGCCGGGTGAGCGCCAGGCCGATCCCGCGTTCGCCCTCCTGGGCGGCCTTGGTGGTGAAGCCGTGCGAGAAGACCTCCCGGGCGAGTTCGGGAGCGACGCCGGGACCCGAGTCGCGGACCACGATCTCCACGCTGGAGGCATCCTGCCGCAGTTCGACCTCGACCCAGGCCTCGTGGCCGTCGGGCCCCTCACGACCGTGGGGTCCCTCACGGCCATGGGGGTCACGGCCATGGGGATCACGGCCCGCCGCCGCGACGGACGCGGCGTCCACGGCGTTGTCGACGAGGTTGCCGACCACCGTCGCCACGTCGGCGGCGTCCTCCGGGGTGAGCCGGTCGAGGGCGGTCGCGTCCGAGATGCGCAGGCTGACCTTCCGTTCGGCGGCCAGGGAGGACTTCGCCATCAGCAGGGCGGCGACCGCGGTGTCGCGGACACGGCGGCTGAGGGTGACGTCCAGCGACTGGCGGCGCTGATTCAACCCCCTTATATAGCGCACGACTTCGTCCTGTTCACCGATCTGGATCAGCCCCGAGATGGTGTGCAGCTGGTTGGCGAACTCATGGGCCTGCGCGCGCAGCAGCTCCGAGGAGCTGCGGAAGGATCCGATCTCCCTCTCCAGCCGCGCCAGTTCGGTACGGTCCCGCAGCGTGGTGACCGAGCCGAGCGGGCGGCCGTCCTTGGTGACGGTCATCCGGTTCATCACCAGCACCCTGCCGTGCAGGACGACGACCTCGTCGCGTTCCCCACCATCGTCCCCACCATCGTCACCGTCGCCGCGGTCGCCGCGGTCGCCGAGCCCGCTCCCCGGGCCCGCCGCGCCCTCCCGGTCCCCCGCCAGGACGTCCCGCAGTCGTCCCTCGATGCCGAGTTCGGTGAGGCTGCGGCCCACGCAGTCCGCGGGAAGGGCGAGCAGGCGCCGCGCCATGTCGTTGGCGAGCGTGAGCCGGTGCTGCGGGTCCAGGGCGATCACGCCCTCGGCGATCCCGTACAGCATCGCCTCCCGGTGCTCGGCGAGGCCGGCGATCTCGCGGGGTTCGAGGCCGAGCGTCTGCCGTTTGACGCGCCGGGCCAGCAGCCAGGAGCCGATCAGGCCGAGCCCGCTGGCGATGCCCAGATAGGCGAAGAGGTACGAGGACGCCCCGCTGAGGCGCTGCCACACCGTCGGGTCCGCCTCGCCGATCATCACCGTACCCAGCGGCTGTCCGAGGTTCTCCTGCGTCGCGCCGAGGACCGGCACCTGGGCCACGAGTTCGTGGCTGCCGTCCAGCGTCATCGGTCCGGACCAGCCGCGCCCCTCGGAGACCCCCTCGCCGAGGGGGAGCCGGCCGCCGACCGCCGTGGGATCGGTGGAGCTGACGATCCGGCCTTCGGCGTCGGCGACCGTCACCGAGGTGACCCCGGACTGGGTCTGTGTGGAGTTCACCAGCGGGGCGAGGGCCTGCTGCGGCGCGGGCTGCATCAGCTGGCTGCGGGTCAGGGGGTTCGCGGCCAGCTGCTCGGCGAGGGCCATGACCCGGCGGCCCTCGACGCGGGTGAAGGTCAGCTCCGACTGTCTGAGGGAGAGTGCCGCGACGGCCACCAGCACCACCACGACGATGCCGAGCTGCAGCACCAGCATCTCGCCCGCGAGGGTCTGGCGACGGAAGGCGGCGACCACGACGGACTCAATCTCTCGTGCTGAACGGCGCTGACACGGCACTGACACGGCACTGAACGGCTCGGCTCGGCTCGGCTGCCGGGTCGCACCATCATGGCGTCCGCCGACGGCCGGGAAAAGGGAGAGGACCGGGGCTGACACAAAGACCACAACCTCCGTTGGTTCCGCAAGAGAGACAGACTCCCGGCGCACGGGCAGGATGTGGCCCACGTCACCCTCCCCCCCCATTCCAGGGCGTCCCCGTATCCCCCCGGCTCCAGTACGGGGACGCCCCTCCCCCGCATCTCATGTACAGGTGGTGGAATCCGTGCGCCTGAGCACTCCCCTCGCCCTGTTCGGGGCCGCCGTGCTCGTGCTCGTGGGACCTCCGCTGCTCACCACGGGCAGTGGTGCCGAGACCGGCACCCAGATTCCCGGTCTGCGCTTCATGGTCCCCAACACGCCCGGCGGCGGCTACGACATCACCGCCCGTACGGCGGCGAAGAACGCCGAGGACGCCGAACTCACCCACAACATCGAGGTGTTCAACCTGCCGGGCGCCGGTGGCACCGTCGGGCTGAGCCGGCTGGTGAGCGAGCACGGCAACGGCAAGCTCGCCATGTCGATGGGTCTCGGTGTGGTGGGCGCGGTGCGCTCCAACGACGCGCCCAAGACCCTCGCAGACACCACCCCGATCGCCCGGCTCACCGAGGAGCAGGACGTCGTCGTGGTCTCCAAGGACTCCCCGTACGAGTCGGTCGAGCAGCTGGTGGGCGCCTGGAAGGCGAATCCCGGCAAGCTGCCCGTGGGCGGCGGTTCCTCGCCCGGCGGGCCCGACCATCTCGCGCCGATGCTGATGGCGAAGGCCGCGGGGATCGCCCCGAAGGACGTCAACTACATCCCCTTCGACGGCGGCGGCGAGCTGCTCGCGTCGATCCTCGGCAACAAGGTCGCCTTCGGGGTGTCCGGCGTCGGCGAGTACCTCGACCAGATCAAGGCAGGCGAGCTGCGGGTGCTCGCGGTCACCGGACCCGAGCGGGTCGACGAGCTGGACGCGCCCACCCTGAAGGAGTCCGGCTACGACGTGGACTTCACCAACTGGCGCGGCATCGTGGCCCCGCCGGGCCTGTCCGACGCCGAACGCGACAAGCTCGTACGCCTCGTCCAGGAGCTGCACGACTCACCCGAGTGGCAGAAGTCCCTGGAGACCAACGGCTGGGACGACGCCTTCCTGACCGGTGCGAAGTTCGGCGACTTCCTGGACGCCCAGGACAAGCGCGTGGTGTCCGTGCTGAAGGAGCTGGGACTGTGACGACGCAGACCACCGACGTCCCCGGGACGCCGCCCACCCCGCCGACACCCCCGACGTCCTCGGACACGCGCCGCGCCTGGCTGCGGGAGCACTCCGAACTCGGCGTCTGCGTCCTGCTGCTGGCGCTGGGCGTGCTCGTGCTGACCGACGCGCTCACGATGGACGTCGACATCACCCAGCGCGGCCCCGTCGGACCGAAGACCGTCCCGATCGTGGTCGGCGTCGGGCTGCTCGTGATCGCCGCGCTGCTCGCCGTCGACGTCCTGCGCGGCGGCCACGGCGAGGCGGAGGGCGGCGAGGACGTCGACCTGTCCGAACCGGCCGACTGGCGTACGGTGCTGCTGCTCGCCGGGGTGTTCCTCGGCTCGGCCGTCCTCATCGAACCGCTGGGCTTCCCCGTCGCGGGCGCCCTCCTCTTCTGGGGCGCCGCCTTCGCGCTGGGCAGCCGCCGGCTCGACAAGGACCCGCTGATCGCGGCTGTCCTCTCCCTGATCACGTACGCCGTCTTCAACAATCTGCTCGGGGTACCGCTGCCGGGCGGCCCGCTGATGGGAGTGCTGTGACATGGACGCCCTCAACTCCCTGATGGACGGCTTCGGTACGGCCCTCACACCGGTCAATCTGCTGTGGGCCGCCCTCGGTGTGCTGCTCGGCACCGCCATCGGTGTGCTGCCCGGCATCGGGCCCGCGATGGCCGTGGCCCTGCTGCTGCCGGTGACGTACGGACTCGAACCGATCGGCGCGTTCATCATGTTCGCGGGGATCTACTACGGGGCGATGTTCGGCGGTTCGACCACCTCGATCCTGCTCAACACGCCCGGTGAGAGCGCCGCCGTGGTCGCGGCCATGGAGGGCAACCCGATGGCGAAGGCGGGGCGGGGCGCGCAGGCGCTCGCGGCCGCCGCCATCGGCCACTTCGCGGGCGGCCTGATCGGTACGCTCCTGCTGGTCGCGCTCGCCCCGACGGTCGCGGACCTGGCGGTGGACATCGGCGCGCCGGACTACTTCGCCATCATGGTCCTGGCGTTCATCGCGGTGACGTCGGTGCTGGGCTCGTCCCGGATCAGAGGGCTCGCGTCCCTGCTCATCGGCCTGACCCTGGGCCTGGTGGGCCTGGACCAGATGACCGGCCAGCAGCGCCTCACGTTCGGGTCGCTGCAACTGGCTGACGGCATCGACGTGGTGATCGTGGCGGTCGGCCTGTTCGCGATCGGCGAGGCCCTGTGGGTGGCGGCTCATCTGCGGCGCAGCACGGGCAAGCCGATCCCGGTGGGCCGGCCCTGGCTGGGCCGCGACGACGTGCGACGGACCTGGAAGTCGTGGCTGCGCGGACCGCTGATCGGCTTCCCCTTCGGGGCGATCCCGGCGGGCGGCGCGGAGATCCCCACGTTCCTGTCGTACGCCACGGAGAAGCGGCTGTCGAAGCACAAGGACGACTGGGGCAAGGGCGCGATCGAGGGGGTGGCTGGGCCGGAGTCGGCGGCGTCGGCCTCCGCGGCGGGCACGCTGGTGTCCATGCTGACGCTCGGCCTGCCGACGACGGCGGTCGCGGCCGTGATGCTGGCGGCGTTCCAGCAGTACGGCATCCAGCCGGGCCCGCTCCTCTTCGAGCGCGAGCCGGACCTGGTGTGGGGCCTGATCGCCTCCCTCTTCGTCGGCATGGTCCTGCTGCTCGCCCTCAACCTCCCGCTGGCCCCGGTCTGGGCGAAACTGCTGCGCATCCCGCGCCCGTACCTGTACGCGGGAATCCTGTTCTTCGCGGCGGTCGGCGCGTACGCGGTCGGCGGCGAGGTCATCGACCTGGTGATCCTGCTGATCATCGGCCTGATCGGTTTCGGCATGCGGCGGTACGGTCTGCCGGTGCTGCCCGCCGTCATCGGCGTCATCCTCGGTCCCAACGCCGAGCAACAGCTCAGACGCGCCCTGCAGATCAGCGACGGCAGCGTGTCGGGGCTGGTCAACACGCCGTTCGCGGTGACCGTGTACGCCGTGACGGCCCTGCTGCTGATCTGGCCCCTGCTGCGGAAACTCGCGGCCCGCGTCCGCGCGAGGCCTGAACCGGCCGCAAAGTAGTTGCCTTTTCTATGGCCATTGTCCGCTTTTACTATGTTTCATGCCTTCTGTCGCGGTGACCCGGACAGCACACCGGACCCAGAAGGAGGGTGCTGAAGGATGATCACCCAGGAGCAGATACCGGCAGTACTGGAACATCCCGTGTACGACGCCGAGGGCAGCAAGATCGGGGACGCCAGCCACGTCTTCTTCGACGATGCGACCGGCCGTCCGGAATGGGTCAGCATCAAGACCGGCTTCTTCGGCACCAGCGAGTCGTTCGTGCCGATCCGGGAAGCGGTCATGGTCGAGGACCACCTTGAGGTGCCCTACGCCAAGGGCATGGTCAAGGACGCACCCAACGTCGACGTCGACAGCGGCGGCCACCTGTCCGAGTCGGAGGAGGTCCGGCTGTACGAGCACTACGGCATCGCCTGGGACGACGCGTGGCAGCAGGCGAACCAGCCCGGCGGAGGCGGCTGGGCCCACTCCGGCACGGCCGGCATGGCCGGGACGACCGGGACGGCCGCGGCCGCCGGCACCGCGGAGAGGGACATGGCCGCGCCCGAGGACGTGGCGATGACCCGGTCCGAGGAGCACATGCACGTCGGCGCCGAACGCTACGAGACGGGGCGGGCGCGACTGCGCAAGTACGTGGTGACGGAGGAGGTCACGCAGACGGTGCCCCTGCGTCACGAGGAGGTACGCGTCGTGCGCGAGCCGATCACGGACGCGAACGTGGGCGACGCCATGTCGGGTGCGGAGATCTCCGAGGCCGAGCACGAGGTCACGCTGCACGCCGAACGTCCGATCGTGGAGACCGAGACGGTTCCGGTGGAGCGGGTGCGGCTGAGCACCGAGGAGGTCACCGAGGAGGAGACCGTCACGGGTCAGGTCCGCAAGGAACGGATCACCGCCGACGGCATCGAGGACGACGGCGAGGGCCGCCCGCGCCGGTAGTGCGCACGCACCGCGCCGAAGGTCCGCACACGCACACCGCACACCGCCCTCCCGGCCATGGGC is a genomic window containing:
- a CDS encoding AraC family transcriptional regulator, translating into MLETSIHLGEPPVVVNAGVGVHGVASRTDVFRLPELWQLHLYQYEAELTVDGTPHLIRPGRVGLVPPGATVRYRYRGRSEHLYAHLRVAAAGEPRTVPVLQDAGAELPLLTELLLQAVASAPNEPERTRAEIWTVLWRIARLAPAAARPGPHPAVTAAMAYIEGRLATPLTVPTVARAAGVSHNHLTRLFRVTTGATVVAYIRRRRLDRARHLLRASTLSIPAVAASVGIPDLQAFNKACRRELGASPRALRGGTGATAAPA
- a CDS encoding phytanoyl-CoA dioxygenase family protein; the protein is MTHPERSPEDLEHRPLLDSVRMARFVAHGSLRLDAAVPAGLNAEAIGFLARGVPDVPYGSAVADAYPEGSFVRRLLDVPAVAGVLRGLVGPGPLVDHHAVHVREPHEGSAQPLHGDAIIDVRTDAFDVQLMYYPQDVTLDMGGTLSVPGSHLRRTNESDTGRYQNLLGQSRLVCPAGTVVFLHHGLWHGGRRNDSDGIRYMFKIRFNPAVRQRRLWDTSDLADPRVAAELSTTFPWYEPATGRLELYNRVLLWRSLTGDASFDLEHWVTRVSNRPEEDAV
- a CDS encoding ketose-bisphosphate aldolase, coding for MPLVAAGELVSRAAAARTAVAAFNVITLEHVEAVVAGAEAANAPVILQVSENAVKFRHGRLLPLARAAVATAEQAAVPVALHLDHVQSGELLRQAADAGFGSVMYDAAHLPYAENLAATRAAADWAHAQGLWIEAELGEVGGKAGQPALDAHAAGARTDPAEARSFVADAGVDALAVAVGSTHAMTTRTAALDHDLLKRLTAALDVPLVLHGSSGVPDAELRAAVTGGIAKVNVGTALNIAMTDAIRRFLTEHPEAVDSRKYLLVAREAMAEAVTRIIGVLDAR
- a CDS encoding SIS domain-containing protein, whose product is MSHVENELKSQPECWARAAGEAAEHAAVLPAPGERVALVGCGTSWFMAQAVAALREQAGQGETDAFAASEFPYGRPYDRVVALTRSGTTTEVLDLLGRLKGSTRTVAITADPRTPVMEAADDVVVLEYADEKSVVQTRFATTALTLLRAHLGLHTDAVVADARTALAEPLPEGLVDCTQFTFLGRGWSVGLANEAGLKMREASLAWTEAYPAMEYRHGPISVTTAGTATWMLGEAPDGLAQQVRDTGALWVAGGLDPLAELVRAQRLAVAVAAARGLDPDEPRHLTRSVVLG
- a CDS encoding DeoR/GlpR family DNA-binding transcription regulator — translated: MSRDARWQALLELLVERGRLDVEEAAADLAVSAATIRRDFDQLAEQQMLVRTRGGAVVHGVSYELPLRYKTARRASEKQRIAKAVADLVAPGEVVGLTGGTTTTEVARALAVHGDLATGSPALTVVTNALNIAGELVVRPQFKIVLTGGVARPQSYELVGPLADGVLGQISLDVAVLGVVAFDATHGAAATDEAEAAINRLLCERADRVIVAADSSKLGQRAFARICPAGSVDTLVTDAAADEETVERFEEAGVGVVRV
- a CDS encoding NUDIX domain-containing protein; its protein translation is MDDNEHRGPWLRHSRTRVHAAPHLTAYRDEVTLPDGRAGHYDWVDVADQVRVAALVDGCLLVVEQYHYLSGPMWQLPGGSVEPGDEDSGTAARRELAEETGYFGGDWSKRGAPQPLPALTPARVHLWRATGLTPGAPAPDPFETDLKIRHVSLTAALSAVRDGRIDCAASAALVLAVALEDDTAHR
- a CDS encoding response regulator → MVARVHRAFVDRVEPFRVVGVASTGEQAARAVDELHPDLVLLDLYLPDVFGLDVIPRLRTAGHDCDVMVISAARETDAVRGAVRHGVVDYLLKPFEFEDLRARLERYALQRGRVLATVVHGQADVDRVLAGATAPASASAPATLPKGLSVETAALIERTLRTAQDTLSAAECATRAGISRVSARRYLEHFHSIGNAEVTLRYGAAGRPERRYRFRGHGQGVRRPGDEARA
- a CDS encoding sensor histidine kinase, with the protein product MVAAFRRQTLAGEMLVLQLGIVVVVLVAVAALSLRQSELTFTRVEGRRVMALAEQLAANPLTRSQLMQPAPQQALAPLVNSTQTQSGVTSVTVADAEGRIVSSTDPTAVGGRLPLGEGVSEGRGWSGPMTLDGSHELVAQVPVLGATQENLGQPLGTVMIGEADPTVWQRLSGASSYLFAYLGIASGLGLIGSWLLARRVKRQTLGLEPREIAGLAEHREAMLYGIAEGVIALDPQHRLTLANDMARRLLALPADCVGRSLTELGIEGRLRDVLAGDREGAAGPGSGLGDRGDRGDGDDGGDDGGERDEVVVLHGRVLVMNRMTVTKDGRPLGSVTTLRDRTELARLEREIGSFRSSSELLRAQAHEFANQLHTISGLIQIGEQDEVVRYIRGLNQRRQSLDVTLSRRVRDTAVAALLMAKSSLAAERKVSLRISDATALDRLTPEDAADVATVVGNLVDNAVDAASVAAAGRDPHGRDPHGREGPHGREGPDGHEAWVEVELRQDASSVEIVVRDSGPGVAPELAREVFSHGFTTKAAQEGERGIGLALTRLVCERHGGEISVTNTPDGAMFTARMTVSHLTDAVAEGATR
- a CDS encoding Bug family tripartite tricarboxylate transporter substrate binding protein, producing the protein MRLSTPLALFGAAVLVLVGPPLLTTGSGAETGTQIPGLRFMVPNTPGGGYDITARTAAKNAEDAELTHNIEVFNLPGAGGTVGLSRLVSEHGNGKLAMSMGLGVVGAVRSNDAPKTLADTTPIARLTEEQDVVVVSKDSPYESVEQLVGAWKANPGKLPVGGGSSPGGPDHLAPMLMAKAAGIAPKDVNYIPFDGGGELLASILGNKVAFGVSGVGEYLDQIKAGELRVLAVTGPERVDELDAPTLKESGYDVDFTNWRGIVAPPGLSDAERDKLVRLVQELHDSPEWQKSLETNGWDDAFLTGAKFGDFLDAQDKRVVSVLKELGL